One stretch of Armigeres subalbatus isolate Guangzhou_Male chromosome 2, GZ_Asu_2, whole genome shotgun sequence DNA includes these proteins:
- the LOC134210734 gene encoding uncharacterized protein LOC134210734 → MLKCLLLVIYYISLTVIIAVAEKDEWKGEWFPSVPESKAIPQDEHGRILMGVDNPDCDDAHKNLTIDFDPYDVRHSTVFMCLDNRHDYSGDYNMEPLITLYDIPDAYVAIHKCMNTSIDYEERIPTFGTHRPLWPRYGEYEYVPTQRWLHNAEHGAVVALYHPCANKDQVEQLKNIVKRCLYRHIITPSILPSKDRPFALVAWGALLEFSVLQQEVVEDFIREHALRGPEQTSRDGQYDHLLLVPATVVSTIDDEQLCPKQHRRRD, encoded by the exons atgttgaaatgTCTGCTCTTAGTAATATATTACATAAGTTTGACCGTGATTATTGCAGTTGCGGAAAAAG ACGAATGGAAAGGAGAATGGTTTCCCAGTGTTCCGGAATCGAAGGCAATCCCACAAGACGAGCACGGACGGATCCTGATGGGCGTAGATAATCCGGATTGTGACGATGCCCATAAGAATCTGACGATTGATTTCGATCCGTACGACGTTCGCCATTCCACTGTGTTCATGTGTTTGGATAACAGGCATGACTATAGCGGCGATTACAATATGGAACCGCTGATAACCTTGTACGACATTCCGGATGCGTACGTAGCTATTCACAAGTGTATGAACACCAGTATTGACTATGAAGAACGGATTCCAACTTT TGGTACACATCGCCCGCTTTGGCCAAGGTACGGAGAATATGAATACGTCCCTACGCAACGCTGGCTTCATAACGCGGAGCATGGTGCCGTCGTCGCTCTCTACCATCCATGCGCAAACAAGGATCAAGTTGAGCAACTGAAAAACATCGTCAAGAGATGCCTTTATAGACACATAATCACTCCGTCGATACTGCCATCCAAGGATCGTCCGTTCGCGCTTGTAGCGTGGGGAGCATTACTGGAGTTCTCGGTTCTACAACAAGAAGTTGTGGAAGATTTCATTCGAGAGCATGCCTTGAGGGGTCCGGAACAAACGTCTCGGGATGGGCAATATGACCACTTGCTGCTGGTACCAGCAACGGTTGTTTCCACAATTGATGATGAACAACTCTGTCCGAAGCAGCACAGAAGGAGGGATTGA